The following proteins are encoded in a genomic region of Brachypodium distachyon strain Bd21 chromosome 1, Brachypodium_distachyon_v3.0, whole genome shotgun sequence:
- the LOC100844350 gene encoding chaperone protein dnaJ 1, mitochondrial isoform X3, whose amino-acid sequence MSGDGMRRRRLACSSSGTADRCYGRSTLTSSVPSRFFHSTGQHCSMQKDYYKILDVPKDASQDDIKKAFHSLAKKYHPDTNRGNTAVKRTFQEIRDAYETLRDPSKRQQYDMLLSRGSEENFSRGRGEFYGSSQDPFSGFNKQSQDPFAEFYRQNNGPFSSKFYKIFSEVFQHDVDVHANDIEVEVNLSFSEAAKGCTKQVPFSAKNLCNSCDGRGYLPNARKYVCPSCKGEGRVSMYPFTSICTSCRGFGKVIKDYCLTCKGSGVLDGMKYVNVTIPAGVDSGDTIHVPEAGNSGGHGALPGSLYIKLRVASDPVFVRDGADIHVDKKISFTQAMLGGKIEVPTLDGKTQVKIPKGVQPGQVVVLRGKGLPNQAGYTGDQYVRFRIHFPLVVNERQRALLEEFAVEEAIKEQSSFAAGNWSELVVETMKSQNFMLGLGFVILIYLMLRP is encoded by the exons CTTGCAGCTCCAGTGGCACTGCTGATAGATGCTATGGTCGATCCACGTTGACATCATCTGTACCGAGCAGGTTCTTTCATTCAACAG GTCAACATTGTTCGATGCAGAAGGACTATTACAAGATTCTTGATGTTCCTAAAGATGCCTCGCAGGATGACATAAAGAAGGCTTTTCATTCT CTTGCAAAAAAGTACCATCCAGATACAAATAGAGGAAATACTGCCGTGAAAAGGACATTTCAGGAAATAAGAGATGCATACGAG ACTTTGCGGGATCCTTCAAAGAGGCAGCAATATGACATG CTACTTTCGAGAGGTTCAGAAGAAAATTTCTCAAGGGGTAGGGGGGAATTCTATGGATCATCTCAAGATCCATTTTCAGGATTCAACAAACAGAGCCAGGACCCTTTTGCAGAATTCTACAGACAAAATAATGGTCCTTTCTCTAGTAAATTTTACAAAATATTCTCTGAG GTTTTTCAGCATGATGTAGATGTACATGCCAATGACATTGAG GTAGAGGTGAATTTGTCTTTCAGTGAAGCTGCTAAAGGATGTACAAAGCAAGTTCCCTTCAGTGCAAAGAATTTGTGTAACTCGTGTG ATGGGAGAGGATACTTGCCCAATGCAAGGAAATATGTTTGTCCTTCTTGTAAAGGTGAAGGAAGG GTTTCTATGTACCCGTTCACATCCATTTGTACTTCTTGTAGAGGCTTTGGGAAAGTAATTAAG GATTACTGTCTGACATGCAAAGGTTCAGGGGTGCTGGATGGTATGAAATATGTAAATGTGACCATTCCAGCAG GTGTTGATTCCGGTGATACAATTCATGTGCCAGAGGCTGGAAATAGTGGTGGACATGGAGCCTTACCTGGAAGTCTATACATTAAGCTTCGA GTAGCAAGTGATCCTGTGTTTGTTCGAGATGGTGCTGATATCCATgtggacaaaaagataagcttCACACAG GCAATGCTTGGTGGAAAAATTGAAGTGCCTACTTTAGATGGTAAAACACAAGTTAAG ATACCCAAAGGAGTTCAACCAGGGCAGGTCGTAGTTTTAAGGGGGAAAG GTTTGCCAAACCAGGCAGGATATACTGGAGATCAGTATGTCCGATTCCGAATACATTTCCCCTT GGTGGTTAACGAACGTCAGCGTGCACTGCTAGAAGAATTTGCAGTAGAGGAAGCCATCAAAGAACAGAGTTCTTTTGCAGCAGGAAACTG GTCGGAGTTAGTTGTTGAAACTATGAAGAGTCAAAATTTCATGCTCGGGCTTGGCTTCGTCATTCTGATTTACCTGATGCTGAGGCCGTGA
- the LOC100844350 gene encoding chaperone protein dnaJ 1, mitochondrial isoform X2, translating into MGRFGWLRLASRPLTLRSSEVSEQRSILIRLCTPCSSSGTADRCYGRSTLTSSVPSRFFHSTGQHCSMQKDYYKILDVPKDASQDDIKKAFHSLAKKYHPDTNRGNTAVKRTFQEIRDAYETLRDPSKRQQYDMLLSRGSEENFSRGRGEFYGSSQDPFSGFNKQSQDPFAEFYRQNNGPFSSKFYKIFSEVFQHDVDVHANDIEVEVNLSFSEAAKGCTKQVPFSAKNLCNSCDGRGYLPNARKYVCPSCKGEGRVSMYPFTSICTSCRGFGKVIKDYCLTCKGSGVLDGMKYVNVTIPAGVDSGDTIHVPEAGNSGGHGALPGSLYIKLRVASDPVFVRDGADIHVDKKISFTQAMLGGKIEVPTLDGKTQVKIPKGVQPGQVVVLRGKGLPNQAGYTGDQYVRFRIHFPLVVNERQRALLEEFAVEEAIKEQSSFAAGNWLYEQLSTG; encoded by the exons CTTGCAGCTCCAGTGGCACTGCTGATAGATGCTATGGTCGATCCACGTTGACATCATCTGTACCGAGCAGGTTCTTTCATTCAACAG GTCAACATTGTTCGATGCAGAAGGACTATTACAAGATTCTTGATGTTCCTAAAGATGCCTCGCAGGATGACATAAAGAAGGCTTTTCATTCT CTTGCAAAAAAGTACCATCCAGATACAAATAGAGGAAATACTGCCGTGAAAAGGACATTTCAGGAAATAAGAGATGCATACGAG ACTTTGCGGGATCCTTCAAAGAGGCAGCAATATGACATG CTACTTTCGAGAGGTTCAGAAGAAAATTTCTCAAGGGGTAGGGGGGAATTCTATGGATCATCTCAAGATCCATTTTCAGGATTCAACAAACAGAGCCAGGACCCTTTTGCAGAATTCTACAGACAAAATAATGGTCCTTTCTCTAGTAAATTTTACAAAATATTCTCTGAG GTTTTTCAGCATGATGTAGATGTACATGCCAATGACATTGAG GTAGAGGTGAATTTGTCTTTCAGTGAAGCTGCTAAAGGATGTACAAAGCAAGTTCCCTTCAGTGCAAAGAATTTGTGTAACTCGTGTG ATGGGAGAGGATACTTGCCCAATGCAAGGAAATATGTTTGTCCTTCTTGTAAAGGTGAAGGAAGG GTTTCTATGTACCCGTTCACATCCATTTGTACTTCTTGTAGAGGCTTTGGGAAAGTAATTAAG GATTACTGTCTGACATGCAAAGGTTCAGGGGTGCTGGATGGTATGAAATATGTAAATGTGACCATTCCAGCAG GTGTTGATTCCGGTGATACAATTCATGTGCCAGAGGCTGGAAATAGTGGTGGACATGGAGCCTTACCTGGAAGTCTATACATTAAGCTTCGA GTAGCAAGTGATCCTGTGTTTGTTCGAGATGGTGCTGATATCCATgtggacaaaaagataagcttCACACAG GCAATGCTTGGTGGAAAAATTGAAGTGCCTACTTTAGATGGTAAAACACAAGTTAAG ATACCCAAAGGAGTTCAACCAGGGCAGGTCGTAGTTTTAAGGGGGAAAG GTTTGCCAAACCAGGCAGGATATACTGGAGATCAGTATGTCCGATTCCGAATACATTTCCCCTT GGTGGTTAACGAACGTCAGCGTGCACTGCTAGAAGAATTTGCAGTAGAGGAAGCCATCAAAGAACAGAGTTCTTTTGCAGCAGGAAACTG GCTTTACGAGCAGCTATCTACTGGTTGA
- the LOC100844350 gene encoding chaperone protein dnaJ 1, mitochondrial isoform X1 produces the protein MGRFGWLRLASRPLTLRSSEVSEQRSILIRLCTPCSSSGTADRCYGRSTLTSSVPSRFFHSTGQHCSMQKDYYKILDVPKDASQDDIKKAFHSLAKKYHPDTNRGNTAVKRTFQEIRDAYETLRDPSKRQQYDMLLSRGSEENFSRGRGEFYGSSQDPFSGFNKQSQDPFAEFYRQNNGPFSSKFYKIFSEVFQHDVDVHANDIEVEVNLSFSEAAKGCTKQVPFSAKNLCNSCDGRGYLPNARKYVCPSCKGEGRVSMYPFTSICTSCRGFGKVIKDYCLTCKGSGVLDGMKYVNVTIPAGVDSGDTIHVPEAGNSGGHGALPGSLYIKLRVASDPVFVRDGADIHVDKKISFTQAMLGGKIEVPTLDGKTQVKIPKGVQPGQVVVLRGKGLPNQAGYTGDQYVRFRIHFPLVVNERQRALLEEFAVEEAIKEQSSFAAGNWSELVVETMKSQNFMLGLGFVILIYLMLRP, from the exons CTTGCAGCTCCAGTGGCACTGCTGATAGATGCTATGGTCGATCCACGTTGACATCATCTGTACCGAGCAGGTTCTTTCATTCAACAG GTCAACATTGTTCGATGCAGAAGGACTATTACAAGATTCTTGATGTTCCTAAAGATGCCTCGCAGGATGACATAAAGAAGGCTTTTCATTCT CTTGCAAAAAAGTACCATCCAGATACAAATAGAGGAAATACTGCCGTGAAAAGGACATTTCAGGAAATAAGAGATGCATACGAG ACTTTGCGGGATCCTTCAAAGAGGCAGCAATATGACATG CTACTTTCGAGAGGTTCAGAAGAAAATTTCTCAAGGGGTAGGGGGGAATTCTATGGATCATCTCAAGATCCATTTTCAGGATTCAACAAACAGAGCCAGGACCCTTTTGCAGAATTCTACAGACAAAATAATGGTCCTTTCTCTAGTAAATTTTACAAAATATTCTCTGAG GTTTTTCAGCATGATGTAGATGTACATGCCAATGACATTGAG GTAGAGGTGAATTTGTCTTTCAGTGAAGCTGCTAAAGGATGTACAAAGCAAGTTCCCTTCAGTGCAAAGAATTTGTGTAACTCGTGTG ATGGGAGAGGATACTTGCCCAATGCAAGGAAATATGTTTGTCCTTCTTGTAAAGGTGAAGGAAGG GTTTCTATGTACCCGTTCACATCCATTTGTACTTCTTGTAGAGGCTTTGGGAAAGTAATTAAG GATTACTGTCTGACATGCAAAGGTTCAGGGGTGCTGGATGGTATGAAATATGTAAATGTGACCATTCCAGCAG GTGTTGATTCCGGTGATACAATTCATGTGCCAGAGGCTGGAAATAGTGGTGGACATGGAGCCTTACCTGGAAGTCTATACATTAAGCTTCGA GTAGCAAGTGATCCTGTGTTTGTTCGAGATGGTGCTGATATCCATgtggacaaaaagataagcttCACACAG GCAATGCTTGGTGGAAAAATTGAAGTGCCTACTTTAGATGGTAAAACACAAGTTAAG ATACCCAAAGGAGTTCAACCAGGGCAGGTCGTAGTTTTAAGGGGGAAAG GTTTGCCAAACCAGGCAGGATATACTGGAGATCAGTATGTCCGATTCCGAATACATTTCCCCTT GGTGGTTAACGAACGTCAGCGTGCACTGCTAGAAGAATTTGCAGTAGAGGAAGCCATCAAAGAACAGAGTTCTTTTGCAGCAGGAAACTG GTCGGAGTTAGTTGTTGAAACTATGAAGAGTCAAAATTTCATGCTCGGGCTTGGCTTCGTCATTCTGATTTACCTGATGCTGAGGCCGTGA
- the LOC100844857 gene encoding GLABRA2 expression modulator, producing the protein MQPAAEMQPPAGSPTASQSDTPQPPPPSDPSPPPSPAPAPAPAPEAADPPAPAPALAPVQLQAQQKSVTWSEKLTSESPTHVPAAAAAEASQYVSRGPASSSSKGAVEAMKDTLSRWGKSMGETTKMVESLSRDTWQHFKTGPSFTEAAMGRLAQGTKVLAEGGYDKIFKQTFEVLPDEQLKISYACYLSTSAGPVMGVMYISTAKIAFCSDNPLSYKAGNKTEWSYYKVVIPLHQLRSANPSVSKVNSAEKYIQVVSVEGHEFWFMGFLMYDKAVATLQEALDCSRELQP; encoded by the exons ATGCAGCCGGCCGCCGAGATGCAGCCGCCTGCCGGCTCCCCCACCGCCTCCCAATCCGACACCCCGCAGCCGCCTCCCCCTTCCGATCCCTCCCCGCCCCCGTCGCCTGCTccagcgccggcaccggctcCCGAGGCGGCCGATCCGCCCGCACCCGCGCCTGCTCTAGCGCCGGTCCAGTTGCAGGCGCAGCAGAAGAGCGTCACGTGGAGCGAGAAGCTCACGTCGGAGTCGCCGACGCAcgtgccggccgccgccgccgcggaagcCAGCCAGTACGTCTCCCGCGGgcccgcttcctcctcctccaagg GCGCGGTGGAGGCGATGAAAGATACGCTGTCCAGGTGGGGGAAGTCGATGGGGGAGACGACCAAGATGGTAGAGAGCCTCAGCCGCGACACGTGGCAGCACT TCAAGACAGGACCTAGTTTTACCGAAGCTGCTATGGGCCGGCTTGCTCAAGGAACTAAAGTTTTAGCGGAAGGTGGCTATGACAAAATATTTAAACAGACTTTTGAGGTTCTTCCGGACGAGCAGCTGAAAATATCTTACGCGTGCTATCTATCAACATCTGCTGGGCCTGTCATGGGAGTTATGTACATCTCTACAGCTAAAATCGCATTCTGCAGTGACAATCCTCTTTCTTACAAAGCTGGCAATAAAACTGAATGGAGTTACTACAAG GTGGTCATTCCTCTGCATCAGTTAAGAAGTGCTAATCCTTCAGTGAGCAAAGTAAATTCTGCAGAAAAGTATATACAGGTTGTCTCAGTTGAAGGTCATGAGTTCTGGTTTATGGGTTTTCTGATGTATGACAAAGCCGTAGCCACTCTTCAAGAAGCTCTGGATTGTTCTCGTGAGTTGCAACCATAG
- the LOC104582212 gene encoding SNW/SKI-interacting protein B-like: MQNKALIRHSTTSIEKRLASVDHARISRHFAELEAALYAAEKKAREAARIRGVALTGLMTKFKERWEQMLRRHADKAAKMVLDDVLQAMRRKKSKTKDAADREVGDGERTALDTASTGGVAGSTQDEKLLNQAKGTHSVFAASDDHVYSGRPFAAESTSHGDAEEQQDKVTEKDKSQSDKGISGAPEKAGGKRERPAEFDEPPEQEDGPFNLEQFLNKFSCLGMEDFDLDELLGSMLNIS, translated from the exons ATGCAAAATAAAGCACTGATCAGGCACTCGACGACCTCCATCGAAAAGCGTCTTGCGTCCGTCGACCACGCTCGGATCAGCCGCCACTTCGCCGAGCTCGAGGCGGCGCTGTACGCCGCGGAGAAGAAAGCAAGGGAGGCCGCACGGATTCGAGGCGTGGCGCTGACGGGGTTGATGACGAAGTTCAAGGAGCGGTGGGAGCAAATGCTGCGAAGGCACGCAGACAAGGCCGCAAAGATGGTTCTCGACGACGTGCTCCAGGCgatgaggagaaagaagagcaAGACCAAGGACGCGGCCGACCGGGAGGTTGGCGACGGCGAGAGGACCGCCCTGGACACGGCGAGCAccggaggcgtggccggcagCACCCAAgacgagaagctgctcaaccAGGCCAAGGGGACGCACTCCGTGTTCGCCGCCAGCGACGACCACGTCTACTCCGGGAGGCCCTTCGCCGCGGAGTCGACGTCACACGGCGACGCGGAGGAACAGCAGGACAAGGTTACCGAGAAGGACAAGTCCCAATCCGACAAAGGGATCTCCGGAGCTCCGGAGAAGGCGGGCGGCAAGAGGGAGAGGCCGGCCGAGTTCGATGAGCCGCCCGAGCAGGAAGATGGCCCCTTCAACCTTGAGCAATTCTTGAATAAG TTTTCTTGTTTAGGCATGGAAGATTTCGATCTGGACGAACTCCTAGGGTCGATGCTGAATATCTCATAG